A window from Drosophila nasuta strain 15112-1781.00 chromosome 3, ASM2355853v1, whole genome shotgun sequence encodes these proteins:
- the LOC132793626 gene encoding protein terminus-like, with the protein MICSWCRLKQGYNAVCHNSTGHQSAISITLFNMRAHYLSRFSFETTSNVRTFRHRPSIHHPHVECASCHSAVEANEPYSHHWLSGEDAQHTKLDLEKKLLLRQIEKERIETFMICDETQQYGGVEEFLLQAGTQALPQLLRFLKYKASELVVTMGFYVSVPGKRFYFESYSFSIKHFLDIEATIDMVIGRLAQKICSYMYMAEGVTLDDCAIRRIKLTVKRLNNGPEVLPLQYRMKNSGGFKAKDNNKKPVNLSLLNESYLNYHGKRFGKFPDSLQVNLYCFHVCPETKELIAVPYLIRSEDVKNTPTFLIQTDVTGEFCGMYEVRNIRRFLRTEPNDRFVECTVCMGVFASRMHFVLHKQMDCGNEVEVLQMDGESFETYENCITLPKEFFKLDFIGIRPNH; encoded by the exons ATGATCTGCAGCTGGTGCAGGCTTAAGCAGGGTTACAATGCAG TTTGCCACAATTCAACAGGACATCAGTCAGCCATCAGCATTACATTGTTCAACATGCGAGCTCACTATCTGTCGCGCTTCAGCTTTGAAACTACAAGCAATGTAAGAACCTTTCGGCATCGACCGTCCATCCACCATCCCCACGTGGAATGTGCGAGTTGTCACAGTGCCGTTGAGGCAAATGAGCCATACAGTCATCATTGGTTGTCCGGCGAGGATGCCCAGCACACCAAACTGGATCTGGAGAAGAAACTGCTGCTCAGGCAGATCGAAAAGGAACGCATTGAAACCTTTATGATTTGTGATGAAACCCAACAATATGGTGGCGTTGAAGAATTTCTACTGCAAGCCGGAACGCAAGCACTGCCGCAGCTGTTGCGCTTCTTGAAATACAAGGCCAGCGAACTGGTTGTCACTATGGGCTTCTATGTGTCTGTGCCGGGGAAGCGCTTTTACTTCGAGAGTTATTCCTTCTCTATAAAGCATTTCCTGGACATTGAGGCAACAATCGACATGGTCATCGGTCGGCTCGCTCAGAAGATTTGCAGCTATATGTATATGGCGGAAGGAGTTACACTGGATGACTGCGCCATCAGGCGCATAAAACTGACTGTCAAACGGCTTAACAATGGACCAGAAGTGCTACCACTGCAGTATCGCATGAAGAACAGTGGTGGTTTCAAGGCCAAGGACAATAATAAGAAGCCGGTGAATTTGTCGCTCCTCAACGAGAGCTATCTCAACTATCATGGAAAACGTTTTGGCAAATTTCCCGACTCCCTGCAAGTGAATCTCTATTGCTTCCATGTCTGCCCCGAGACCAAAGAACTGATTGCCGTGCCATATTTGATCAGAAGCGAAGATGTGAAGAACACACCCACATTTCTCATTCAAACCGATGTTACTGGAGAATTTTGTGGCATGTATGAAGTACGCAATATTCGAAGATTTCTGCGCACGGAACCCAACGATCGCTTTGTTGAATGCACCGTTTGTATGGGGGTATTCGCGAGTCGTATGCACTTTGtattacataaacaaatggACTGTGGGAATGAAGTTGAGGTCTTGCAAATGGACGGCGAGTCTTTTGAGACATACGAAAATTGCATTACTCTGCCAAAGGAGTTCTTTAAACTCGACTTTATCGGAATTCGACCTaatcattaa